Proteins encoded by one window of Gopherus evgoodei ecotype Sinaloan lineage unplaced genomic scaffold, rGopEvg1_v1.p scaffold_32_arrow_ctg1, whole genome shotgun sequence:
- the LOC115640876 gene encoding killer cell lectin-like receptor subfamily F member 1 codes for MAGEIVYADLNIRGDSSLTIRPQPPHHLIFQGPCSKAETGGGSVAPESDWVTRRNGNGTDCNSSLASHLRRRLCDSPQNSSAGPPGCRLCAPNWLLHGDKCYWLSKESKKWNESREDCSAKSSQMLMSQDQREMAFIKTITEGKYSIWIGLHLTTSKGNWTWVDGSPLNQTGVSLLAPDTGNSCGVWKENQIRGEICSGSFKWICQREAVPI; via the exons ATGGCTGGGGAAATAGTCTATGCTGATTTAAACATCCGTGGAGATTCGTCCCTCACCATCCGACCCCAACCTCCTCACCACCTGA tttttcagggcccctgcaGTAAAGCAGAGACCGGCGGAGGCTCCGTGGCCCCCGAGAGTGACTGGGTCACCAGGAGGAATGGAAACGGTACAGACTGCAACTCCAGCTTGGCGTCTCACCTAAGACGGCGTCTGTGTGACTCCCCTCAGAACAGCTCAGCAG GGCCCCCCGGGTGCAGACTCTGTGCCCCGAACTGGCTGCTGCATGGGGACAAGTGCTACTGGCTTTCCAAAGAGAGCAAAAAGTGGAACGAGAGTCGTGAGGACTGCTCGGCGAAGAGCTCTCAAATGCTCATGAGCCAGGACCAGCGTGAGATG GCATTCATAAAAACTATCACGGAGGGGAAATACTCCATTTGGATTGGACTGCACCTGACAACCTCCAAGGGAAACTGGACGTGGGTGGATGGTTCCCCGTTGAATCAAACAGG GGTTTCACTATTGGCCCCCGACACTGGAAACAGCTGTGGGGTGTGGAAGGAGAATCAGATTCGCGGTGAAATCTGCAGTGGTTCCTTTAAATGGATTTGCCAGAGAGAAGCTGTCCCGATATAA